The following coding sequences lie in one Metopolophium dirhodum isolate CAU chromosome 5, ASM1992520v1, whole genome shotgun sequence genomic window:
- the LOC132945745 gene encoding uncharacterized protein LOC132945745, producing the protein MKKIKVFVLLGFLSLSQSKNIFMPNLPVGEYRVVFEKVYPCGSTKNHTIQLNIFISKITPRTKEYKGNLTFLIPFDDTLTLDLNLAIWGSTGGWIPNSNTLITKNACSVMKNLGGNAWFTFTKGFNIPTDKCPLPVGTYITSGIDLKKFEDNNFPKVYFYGKYKLVYKAINMKNIIMGCEVVEFNLIRPWETPI; encoded by the exons atgaaaaaaattaaagtgttcGTACTTCTTGGATTTCTCTCACTGTCTCaatcaaaaaacatatttatgccGAACTTACCCGTG GGAGAATATCGTGTGGTGTTTGAGAAAGTATATCCTTGTGGATCAACAAAAAACCAtacaattcaattaaatatttttattagtaaaataacaCCGAGAACAAAAGAGTACAAAgggaatttaacatttttgataccTTTTGACGATACTctaaca ctTGATTTAAATCTAGCGATTTGGGGTTCAACTGGTGGTTGGATACCAAATTcaaatactttaataacaaaaaacgcTTGTAGTGTTATGAAAAATCTCGGAGGAAATGCATGGTTTACATTCACAAAGGGTTTTAACATTCCAACAGATAAATGTCCACTACCAGtg GGCACATATATTACATCAGGGATCGACTTGAAGAAATTTGAAGACAATAACTTtccaaaagtatatttttatggaaaatataaaCTGGTGTATAAAGccattaatatgaaaaatataataatgggcTGCGAGGTTGTGGAATTTAATCTTATACGACCTTGGGAAACTccaatttga